A stretch of Lactuca sativa cultivar Salinas chromosome 6, Lsat_Salinas_v11, whole genome shotgun sequence DNA encodes these proteins:
- the LOC111918783 gene encoding hydroquinone glucosyltransferase codes for MEAHIAIFPSPGMGHLIPLTQLAHQLLLHRRFFITFIIPTATGSPVKPQNDILNAMPENITSIFLPPVDLNDLPDDATMETRISLTLTRSLPALRETLTELTTRNRPSALVVDLFGPPSFEIAKELNIPSYIFGTFSAMSLVSIFYTPILDQMFACEYRELLEPVKLPGCVPVQGSDIPEPLQDKKNESYKNIVEISKMFSMPKGILVNSFVELEPSTFKAMQEGEWCKPDIYAVGPLIRKGSDNPTGDEFECLKWLDKHPVGSVLFVSFGSGGTLSQKQLDELAFGLEESGQRFLWVVKSPNDKANASYFNAETHHDPLGYLPDGFLDRVKNRGLVVSSWAPQVEILSHESTGGFLTHCGWNSILESVVNGVPMIAWPLYAEQRMNAVFLTDDLRVACRVKVDENGVVGRNEIDSCVRCLFEGEDGRKMRLKMSELKDLGAMALSQDGSSTRSLLHVAEKWVE; via the coding sequence ATGGAAGCTCACATAGCCATTTTCCCGAGTCCAGGGATGGGTCACCTCATTCCACTGACTCAGTTAGCTCATCAGCTTCTCCTCCATCGTCGTTTCTTCATCACCTTCATAATACCCACTGCCACCGGTTCCCCTGTAAAACCACAAAACGACATCCTCAACGCCATGCCGGAGAACATCACTTCCATATTCCTCCCTCCCGTAGATCTAAACGACCTTCCAGATGATGCTACCATGGAAACTCGGATATCACTCACTTTAACTCGGTCGTTACCTGCTCTACGTGAAACTCTTACCGAGTTAACTACACGAAACCGACCCTCAGCTTTGGTTGTTGACCTTTTCGGCCCTCCTAGTTTCGAAATTGCCAAAGAGCTCAACATTCCATCCTATATTTTCGGTACGTTTTCGGCTATGTCATTGGTTAGTATCTTCTATACGCCGATTTTAGACCAGATGTTTGCTTGCGAGTACAGGGAGTTACTTGAACCGGTAAAACTACCCGGATGTGTTCCCGTTCAAGGGTCCGATATTCCTGAACCGCTTCAAGATAAAAAGAATGAGTCATATAAAAACATCGTTGAAATTAGCAAAATGTTTAGCATGCCAAAAGGTATATTGGTGAACAGTTTTGTCGAGTTAGAACCGAGTACGTTTAAGGCCATGCAAGAAGGTGAGTGGTGCAAACCCGATATTTACGCGGTCGGACCGTTAATACGCAAAGGTTCAGACAATCCAACCGGTGATGAATTCGAATGTTTAAAGTGGTTGGATAAGCATCCGGTCGGGTCGGTTTTGTTTGTATCATTTGGAAGCGGTGGGACCCTCTCCCAGAAGCAGCTCGATGAACTAGCATTTGGGTTGGAAGAAAGTGGTCAAAGATTTCTATGGGTCGTAAAGAGTCCAAATGATAAGGCAAATGCAAGTTACTTCAATGCAGAAACTCATCACGACCCGTTAGGGTATTTACCTGACGGGTTCTTGGATCGGGTCAAGAACCGGGGTCTGGTGGTGTCGTCTTGGGCACCTCAGGTTGAGATACTGAGCCATGAGTCAACCGGAGGGTTTCTGACACACTGTGGTTGGAACTCGATACTAGAAAGTGTTGTAAATGGAGTGCCTATGATTGCATGGCCACTTTACGCTGAGCAAAGAATGAACGCTGTGTTTCTTACAGATGATTTGCGAGTTGCTTGCAGGGTTAAAGTGGATGAAAATGGAGTTGTAGGGAGAAATGAAATCGACAGTTGCGTTAGATGTTTGTTTGAAGGAGAAGATGGACGTAAGATGAGGTTGAAAATGAGTGAGCTTAAAGATCTTGGTGCAATGGCATTGAGCCAAGATGGTTCATCGACTAGGTCGCTCTTACATGTGGCTGAAAAATGGGTTGAATAA